The following nucleotide sequence is from Melioribacteraceae bacterium.
GATACTTTCCATTTCACCGACAAGCTTGTTTGATGTATTGATTGAATTGGCTTGATCTTTAGCTCCCTCGGCTATTCCGTTTATGCCGGAGGACATTTGATCGACCGAATTATTAACAAGCAAAATATCTTCGTTCTGTTTGCCGATTCCTATTGTTAATCTGTTTACGGCTTCAGCTATATGATCGGAAGCTATTTTTGTTTGCTCGGAAATGATCTTCAGTTGACCCGATCCAGTGTTGACTTCGTGAACGTTTATTCTTGTTTTCTCAACTAACTTTCTAAGATTGCTCATAGTCTTTTTGAATGAATCACTTGATTCCTGTAATTGGGAAACCATCATATTGTATGCGTTTTCTATCTTGCTTTCATTACCCTTTAAGTTGAGTTTGGAAGGTTCTGCAGTTACTTCAAAATTCACGGTCAAGTCTCCGTCAGATAATCTTTGAAGCGCGTTTTTTAAATCCTTAAGATCATGTTCGGCAACAGAGCTGATACCTTTTAGTAAAAGATTATCAAGAGCGAATGTAGTTTTATGCAATCTGAACTGATAAACCACAATTCCGATAAAACCAAACAAGAAGATTCCTATATGCAGTAATACAATAGAATATTTTTGACTGTTAGCGGCTGCAAAGAAACTTGAAGCCGGAAGCGTGACGGATATTCCTCCTCTTATTTCTCCAACTTTGTATCCTTGTTTTTCATGACATGTCATACAGCCTTGTTTAACTAGTAGAGGCTTCATGTATCTGAATACGGATTCGTTTTTATTTTCAATCAGCTCAAAACTTTCTTCATTCCCTTCTTCAAAAGATTGTAAAGCTCTAGACTCCCATTCATCAGGTTTGTTTGCCGGTCTAATGGGATTAAGACTTGTGATATGAAAACCAGTTGCCCCTTCATCTTGGGCAACATTTGAGATTATTCTTGTCATAAACGCTGGATTGATTTTAGTCAACAGCTTTCCGTCGGATGTAACAATATCTCTTGCAGGGTCTTCCAAATATTCGTTTGGCTTTATTTTGTCGTTAACATAAACATAAACACCACCGTGTTGTGAGTTCCACGTTCTTGTTATTTCTATATGTTCAAACATTACTCTAGCTTGATCTTCAACCAGATCAGAAAAATGATCTTCAGTTTGCTTGAGATTCATATATAAGGAAGTTCCAATTAACACTAGCCATACAACTACTGGAACTAATGATGATCTTAAAATCGAAAAATAAATTGAGTTGTTAAATTTCATTTTGTCTCCAATTAACTATGTTACACATTATTGCGCATATAACGCACCAATTTCTAACCACATCATCGAACAAGTATTAGTAGTGTTTATATGAAAATGTGTATTTCATGAAAATAGACGTAAACCCGTAAACTGACGATTTTTAATCATGCCACAAATTCATTTTTTCTCCTAATCGGTGCAAATACTTTATTTAACCAACGTTTTCGATTAAAAACTCACATGGCATAAATATTGGGATATTCACATCTCTTAGTAATGGTTATTCAAAATATCCGGAGGATTTTAAGTTGGATAATGACGATAAGAAAAAATCCAGAAGAGATTTTCTAACTAAATCTCTTTTTGGCGGTGGCTTAGTTGCAAGTTTTGGCGTTTTACTGGTTAATGGATTT
It contains:
- a CDS encoding methyl-accepting chemotaxis protein — its product is MKFNNSIYFSILRSSLVPVVVWLVLIGTSLYMNLKQTEDHFSDLVEDQARVMFEHIEITRTWNSQHGGVYVYVNDKIKPNEYLEDPARDIVTSDGKLLTKINPAFMTRIISNVAQDEGATGFHITSLNPIRPANKPDEWESRALQSFEEGNEESFELIENKNESVFRYMKPLLVKQGCMTCHEKQGYKVGEIRGGISVTLPASSFFAAANSQKYSIVLLHIGIFLFGFIGIVVYQFRLHKTTFALDNLLLKGISSVAEHDLKDLKNALQRLSDGDLTVNFEVTAEPSKLNLKGNESKIENAYNMMVSQLQESSDSFKKTMSNLRKLVEKTRINVHEVNTGSGQLKIISEQTKIASDHIAEAVNRLTIGIGKQNEDILLVNNSVDQMSSGINGIAEGAKDQANSINTSNKLVGEMESIVRVVNKNVQEGYEKSDEGKTVSLNGVTTIKETITGMNNIKEKVDYSTEKVKKMSEHSEQIGLIIETIEEIASQTNLLALNAAIEAARAGEHGRGFAVVADEVFKLAEKSSKATKEIGELIKDIQKTIDEAFTAMNQGHKEVEKGVILAEDAGKAFFSINDVMQNLSIKMKLIQDDCQILSKSSIELVENTENVSAVVEEYSASTVQLVQNSDSIEKNLQSIAYVSKDNNTSVLEVASATEEMNSQFEKITNFVASLNNMSNNLNELIDNFKIDENETHGLNKSEKNFVAIKSEQVV